One window of the Conexibacter sp. SYSU D00693 genome contains the following:
- a CDS encoding alpha/beta fold hydrolase, translated as MAERPKVRPSSYGGSPHADWTRVDWSEHRRSVEVQGRRVNVVDWRPEDPDAPTMVFLHGLSGCWQNWLENLPAFARTHRVIAPDLPGFGESEMPVEDITISGYGRFVDALLDVLEVREPIVLVGNSMGGFVGAEVAIRFPARVDRLVLVSAAGLSIEHMRNDRLLAGLQRADELLIAFGAWSAGHLGGLIRRPRGKALLLGLVAYRPDRLPAPLVAELVKGQGKRGFVPALDALTSYPIRDRLGEIGCPTLVVWGDKDRLVPVKDAWLFGELVSDSRVVVYEGVGHVAMVEVPEDFNALVGEFVREDAGERVGASDARA; from the coding sequence ATGGCCGAGCGTCCGAAGGTCCGACCGTCGAGCTACGGCGGGTCGCCGCACGCCGACTGGACGCGGGTCGACTGGTCCGAGCACCGACGTTCCGTGGAGGTCCAGGGGCGGCGCGTCAACGTCGTCGACTGGCGTCCCGAGGACCCTGACGCGCCGACGATGGTCTTCCTGCACGGCCTGTCGGGCTGCTGGCAGAACTGGCTCGAGAACCTCCCGGCCTTCGCGCGCACCCACCGCGTCATCGCGCCGGACCTGCCGGGCTTCGGCGAGTCCGAGATGCCGGTCGAGGACATCACCATCTCGGGCTACGGGCGCTTCGTCGACGCGCTGCTGGACGTGCTGGAGGTCCGCGAGCCGATCGTCCTGGTGGGCAACTCGATGGGCGGCTTCGTCGGAGCGGAGGTGGCGATCCGCTTCCCCGCGCGCGTCGACCGGCTCGTCCTCGTGAGCGCCGCGGGCCTGTCGATCGAGCACATGCGCAACGACCGGCTGCTGGCGGGGCTGCAGCGCGCCGACGAGCTGCTCATCGCCTTCGGGGCGTGGTCGGCCGGGCACCTGGGCGGGCTCATCCGCCGCCCGCGCGGCAAGGCGCTCCTGCTCGGGCTGGTGGCCTACCGGCCCGACCGCCTCCCGGCGCCGCTGGTGGCCGAGCTCGTCAAGGGCCAGGGCAAGCGCGGCTTCGTCCCGGCGCTCGACGCGCTCACGAGCTACCCGATCCGCGACCGGCTCGGGGAGATCGGCTGCCCGACGCTCGTCGTGTGGGGCGACAAGGACCGCCTGGTCCCGGTCAAGGACGCGTGGCTCTTCGGCGAGCTGGTGTCCGACTCGCGCGTCGTCGTCTACGAGGGCGTCGGCCACGTGGCGATGGTCGAGGTCCCCGAGGACTTCAACGCGCTGGTCGGGGAGTTCGTCCGGGAGGACGCCGGCGAGCGCGTCGGCGCGAGCGACGCCCGCGCCTAG
- a CDS encoding tyrosine recombinase XerC, producing MDPEGTPPPLPPAWRDALTLFDRDLRTRAAAERTRRAYGVDAGQFARWAADSGIGPGGVTTRQLRRYAAVLSERGAQPPTVARKLAALRQLFRSLREHGHLEANPADLVPAPKQPKRLPRVLKADEVAALLDRIPATTPLDLRDRALLELAYASGLRAEELCSLDLDSVDPDSEEVRVEGKGDKTRVVPVGEHAMAAIGRWTARGRPALAAGDGERALFLTKSGKRLSTSDVRRRLRAWAQKAAAAGGPPLQGVHPHALRHSFATHLLDGGADLRSIQELLGHATISTTQIYTRVESARLKAVYRDAHPRA from the coding sequence ATGGACCCCGAGGGTACGCCGCCGCCGCTGCCGCCGGCGTGGCGCGACGCCCTGACCCTCTTCGACCGCGACCTGCGCACGCGCGCAGCGGCGGAGCGCACCCGCCGGGCCTACGGCGTCGACGCCGGCCAGTTCGCGCGTTGGGCGGCCGACAGCGGCATCGGGCCCGGCGGCGTGACGACCCGGCAGCTGCGCCGCTACGCCGCCGTGCTGTCCGAGCGCGGCGCCCAGCCGCCCACCGTCGCGCGCAAGCTCGCGGCGCTGCGCCAGCTCTTCCGGTCCCTGCGCGAGCACGGCCACCTCGAGGCCAACCCCGCCGACCTCGTCCCGGCCCCGAAGCAGCCCAAGCGCCTGCCGCGGGTGCTCAAGGCCGACGAGGTCGCCGCGCTGCTGGACCGCATCCCGGCCACCACGCCGCTGGACCTCCGTGACCGCGCGCTGCTCGAGCTCGCCTACGCCTCGGGCCTGCGCGCCGAGGAGCTCTGCTCGCTGGACCTCGACAGCGTCGATCCCGACAGCGAGGAGGTGCGCGTCGAGGGCAAGGGCGACAAGACGCGCGTCGTGCCGGTCGGCGAGCACGCGATGGCCGCGATCGGCCGCTGGACCGCGCGCGGGCGCCCCGCGCTGGCCGCCGGCGACGGCGAGCGCGCCCTGTTCCTGACGAAGTCCGGCAAGCGGCTGTCGACCTCCGACGTGCGTCGCCGGTTGCGCGCCTGGGCCCAGAAGGCGGCCGCGGCGGGCGGTCCGCCGCTGCAGGGCGTGCACCCGCACGCCCTGCGCCACTCGTTCGCCACGCACCTGCTCGACGGCGGGGCAGACCTGCGCTCGATCCAGGAGCTGCTGGGCCACGCGACCATCTCCACGACCCAGATCTACACCCGTGTAGAGTCCGCGCGCCTGAAGGCCGTCTACCGGGATGCCCATCCCAGGGCGTAG
- the thiD gene encoding bifunctional hydroxymethylpyrimidine kinase/phosphomethylpyrimidine kinase, which yields MPAEDRVDRLPVCLSIAGSDSGGGAGIQADLKAFARCGVHGATAITALTAQNTLAVTRVEAVSPEMIRAQVEAVAEDLGVDAVKIGMLGSVATTEAVAAALDGLPSGTPVVLDPVMVAESGARLLEPEAQQALVELVLPRATVATPNLPEARVLAMAGGMSETRVADLDGEALAQAVLDAGANAVVVTGGHREQATDLLLVRGRSVVELPGERFADGAAHGSGCTHSSALAAHLALGHDLEDAARAAKAIAGDAVRDGLHEVGQGAGPVNALGLRRVARVG from the coding sequence ATGCCCGCCGAGGACCGCGTCGACCGCCTGCCCGTCTGCCTGTCGATCGCCGGCTCGGACTCGGGGGGCGGCGCGGGGATCCAGGCCGACCTGAAGGCCTTCGCGCGCTGCGGCGTCCACGGCGCGACCGCCATCACGGCGCTGACCGCCCAGAACACCCTGGCCGTGACCCGGGTCGAGGCGGTGTCGCCCGAGATGATCCGCGCCCAGGTCGAGGCGGTCGCCGAGGACCTGGGCGTCGACGCGGTCAAGATCGGGATGCTCGGCAGCGTCGCGACGACGGAGGCGGTGGCCGCCGCGCTCGACGGCCTGCCGTCCGGGACGCCGGTGGTGCTCGACCCCGTGATGGTCGCGGAGTCCGGGGCACGGCTGCTCGAGCCCGAGGCCCAGCAGGCGCTGGTCGAGCTCGTGCTGCCACGGGCGACGGTCGCCACCCCGAACCTCCCCGAGGCGCGCGTCCTGGCGATGGCCGGCGGCATGTCCGAGACCCGGGTGGCCGACCTCGACGGCGAGGCCCTCGCGCAGGCGGTGCTCGACGCCGGGGCCAACGCCGTCGTCGTGACCGGCGGCCATCGCGAGCAGGCGACCGACCTGCTGCTCGTCCGCGGCCGGTCGGTCGTCGAGCTGCCCGGCGAGCGCTTCGCCGACGGCGCTGCGCACGGATCGGGCTGCACGCACTCGTCGGCGCTCGCCGCGCACCTCGCCCTCGGCCACGACCTCGAGGACGCCGCCCGCGCGGCGAAGGCCATCGCGGGGGACGCGGTGCGCGACGGGCTGCACGAGGTGGGGCAGGGAGCCGGGCCGGTCAACGCGCTGGGCCTGCGCCGCGTGGCCCGCGTGGGCTGA
- a CDS encoding L,D-transpeptidase/peptidoglycan binding protein: MRRSPLLSVAVVGALVLAATAALIVYDHSRRDTLAKGVKVAGVDVGGLDREQAIRRLQERVVDRLRQPVRVDHGNLHWILGPREARLSTNVVASVDHALDVSREGTVLSRSWRGLTGGSKDVDLQPEVRYSKAAVVRLLDKVRKEVDRPRQDATVRFTASGPRKVPGRAGLEVEASALHRQLRQALVSTTAPRRMSAHTRKVAPRVSTDELEERYGTVLYANRSSFKLVLYKRLKPVKTYGIAVGQVGMDTPAGLYKIQNKAVNPAWNVPMSDWAGSLAGQVIPGGAPNNPLKARWMGIYDGAGIHGTSDEGSIGSAASHGCIRMRVADVIDLYDRVPVGAPIYIA, from the coding sequence ATGCGGCGATCACCCCTGCTCTCCGTCGCCGTCGTCGGTGCACTCGTGCTGGCGGCCACGGCGGCCCTCATCGTCTACGACCACAGCCGGCGCGACACCCTCGCCAAGGGGGTCAAGGTCGCGGGCGTCGACGTGGGCGGCCTGGACCGCGAGCAGGCCATCCGGCGCCTGCAGGAGCGGGTGGTCGACCGCCTGCGTCAGCCCGTGCGCGTCGACCACGGCAACCTCCACTGGATCCTGGGCCCGCGCGAGGCGCGGCTCAGCACGAACGTCGTCGCCTCGGTCGACCACGCGCTGGACGTCAGCCGCGAGGGCACCGTCCTCAGCCGCTCCTGGCGCGGGCTGACCGGCGGCTCCAAGGACGTCGACCTCCAGCCCGAGGTCCGCTACTCGAAGGCCGCCGTCGTCCGGCTCCTGGACAAGGTCCGCAAGGAGGTCGACCGGCCGCGCCAGGACGCCACCGTGAGGTTCACGGCGTCCGGGCCGCGGAAGGTCCCGGGCCGGGCCGGCCTCGAGGTCGAGGCCTCCGCGCTGCACCGCCAGCTGCGCCAGGCGCTCGTCTCGACGACCGCGCCGCGGCGCATGTCGGCCCACACCCGCAAGGTGGCCCCGCGGGTCAGCACCGACGAGCTCGAGGAGCGCTACGGGACGGTCCTGTACGCCAACCGCTCCTCCTTCAAGCTCGTCCTCTACAAGCGCCTCAAGCCGGTCAAGACCTACGGCATCGCCGTCGGGCAGGTCGGCATGGACACGCCGGCCGGCCTCTACAAGATCCAGAACAAGGCCGTGAACCCGGCCTGGAACGTGCCGATGTCCGACTGGGCGGGCTCCCTGGCCGGCCAGGTCATCCCGGGCGGCGCGCCCAACAACCCGCTCAAGGCGCGCTGGATGGGGATCTACGACGGTGCCGGCATCCACGGGACCTCCGACGAGGGGTCCATCGGCTCGGCCGCCTCGCACGGCTGCATCCGCATGCGCGTGGCCGACGTGATCGACCTGTACGACCGCGTGCCGGTCGGCGCCCCGATCTACATCGCCTAG
- a CDS encoding NAD-dependent epimerase/dehydratase family protein: protein MDQERTSRRVLVTGLSTYWGGRLAQALEQDPAVETVIGIDRRPPKVPLERTEFVQVSDSHSLIRRIVDAAEIDTVVDTRLVVDSIVTTPRRAHENNVIGTMNVLAACGGADSPVRKVVFKSSAHYYGAEQDDPAFFTEEMRRPHPPRTPIERDVVEAEANLREFAEKHPDTIVTTLRFANGLGPDVNTSHTRYLGLPAIPTILGFDPRYQFIHEDDIAGCLQHAVHHDLPGVFNCAADGVLALSEVIGLLGKANLPVLPPLGTGIVAAQLRRAGVRVSSEMLGLLRFGRGLDNRRFKATGYRYRYTTRETVLKLREHQRLHPLMRQGTGPYRYEAAVEEFLRFSPSVRKDNVSPGLGRVSPRQLAELRRAIDLLEGEGAPQNTAPGDRRPSGELGTGRRNGAPAGYDDLDAEEVIALLPSLDPADLPALRAHEESHAGRESVVRAIDGLLAVQGATSR from the coding sequence ATGGACCAGGAGCGCACGAGCCGCCGGGTCCTGGTCACGGGCCTGTCGACCTACTGGGGCGGGCGCCTGGCCCAGGCCCTCGAGCAGGACCCCGCGGTGGAGACGGTGATCGGGATCGACCGCCGCCCACCGAAGGTCCCGCTGGAGCGCACGGAGTTCGTCCAGGTCTCCGACTCGCACTCGCTCATCCGCCGCATCGTGGACGCCGCGGAGATCGACACGGTGGTCGACACGCGCCTCGTGGTCGACTCGATCGTCACGACGCCCCGGCGCGCGCACGAGAACAACGTCATCGGGACCATGAACGTCCTGGCGGCGTGCGGCGGCGCCGACTCGCCGGTGCGCAAGGTCGTCTTCAAGTCCAGCGCCCACTACTACGGCGCCGAGCAGGACGACCCCGCGTTCTTCACCGAGGAGATGCGCCGGCCGCACCCGCCGCGCACCCCCATCGAGCGCGACGTCGTCGAGGCCGAGGCCAACCTCCGCGAGTTCGCCGAGAAGCACCCGGACACGATCGTCACGACGCTGCGCTTCGCCAACGGGCTGGGACCGGACGTCAACACGTCCCACACGCGCTACCTCGGGCTGCCGGCGATCCCGACGATCCTCGGCTTCGACCCGCGCTACCAGTTCATCCACGAGGACGACATCGCCGGCTGCCTGCAGCACGCGGTCCACCACGACCTGCCCGGCGTCTTCAACTGCGCCGCCGACGGGGTCCTCGCCCTCAGCGAGGTCATCGGCCTGCTGGGCAAGGCCAACCTGCCCGTCCTGCCGCCGCTGGGCACGGGGATCGTCGCCGCCCAGCTGCGCCGCGCCGGCGTGCGCGTCTCGTCCGAGATGCTCGGGCTGCTGCGCTTCGGGCGCGGGCTCGACAACCGCCGCTTCAAGGCCACGGGCTACCGCTACCGCTACACGACGCGCGAGACCGTCCTGAAGCTCCGCGAGCACCAGCGGCTGCACCCGCTCATGCGCCAGGGCACGGGCCCCTACCGCTACGAGGCGGCCGTGGAGGAGTTCCTGCGCTTCAGCCCGTCGGTGCGCAAGGACAACGTCTCGCCGGGCCTCGGGCGCGTCTCGCCCCGCCAGCTCGCCGAGCTGCGCCGCGCGATCGACCTGCTCGAGGGCGAGGGCGCTCCGCAGAACACCGCGCCGGGCGACCGCCGGCCGTCGGGCGAGCTGGGGACCGGGCGCCGCAACGGCGCGCCGGCAGGCTACGACGACCTCGACGCCGAGGAGGTCATCGCCCTGCTGCCGTCCCTGGACCCGGCGGACCTGCCGGCGCTGCGCGCGCACGAGGAGTCCCACGCCGGCCGGGAGAGCGTCGTCCGGGCGATCGACGGGCTGCTCGCGGTGCAGGGCGCCACGTCGCGCTGA
- the whiG gene encoding RNA polymerase sigma factor WhiG, whose amino-acid sequence METNVKAIELKDLWRRYKTTGDERARERLVVAYSPLVKYVSGRMAAGLPAHVEEADLISYGLVGLINAIERFDLEREIKFETYAITRIKGAIIDELRSLDWVPRSVRARAREIERANSKLEHQLQRAPTDEEMATELGISVDDFQASLLQISNSTVAALDELWSVSDSSGDSVSLLDTLTDDNAPDPAAIMDQTELKDRVADAIARLPEREKLVVALYYYENLTLREIGEVLGVTESRISQLHTKAVLRLRSRLTSDPD is encoded by the coding sequence ATGGAGACGAACGTCAAGGCCATCGAGCTCAAGGACCTGTGGCGCAGGTACAAGACCACGGGTGACGAGCGTGCGCGCGAGCGACTGGTCGTCGCGTACTCGCCGCTGGTCAAGTACGTCTCGGGCCGCATGGCCGCCGGCCTGCCCGCGCACGTCGAGGAGGCCGACCTCATCTCCTACGGCCTCGTCGGGCTCATCAACGCGATCGAGCGCTTCGACCTCGAGCGCGAGATCAAGTTCGAGACCTACGCGATCACCCGCATCAAGGGCGCGATCATCGACGAGCTGCGCTCGCTGGACTGGGTCCCGCGCTCCGTGCGCGCCCGCGCCCGCGAGATCGAGCGCGCCAACTCCAAGCTCGAGCACCAGCTGCAGCGCGCGCCCACCGACGAGGAGATGGCCACGGAGCTCGGCATCAGCGTCGACGACTTCCAGGCCTCGCTGCTGCAGATCTCCAACTCCACCGTCGCCGCCCTGGACGAGCTGTGGTCGGTGAGCGACTCCTCGGGGGACTCGGTCTCCCTGCTGGACACGCTCACGGACGACAACGCGCCCGACCCCGCGGCGATCATGGACCAGACCGAGCTCAAGGACCGGGTCGCCGACGCCATCGCGCGGCTGCCCGAGCGCGAGAAGCTCGTGGTCGCCCTCTACTACTACGAGAACCTCACCCTCCGCGAGATCGGTGAGGTCCTCGGGGTCACCGAGTCGCGCATCTCCCAGCTGCACACCAAGGCGGTGCTGCGGCTGCGCTCGCGCCTCACCAGCGACCCGGACTGA
- the fusA gene encoding elongation factor G yields MHKAADRIRNVALVGHRGSGKTSLYEALLFQAGATQRLGSVADGTSVSDVDPDEQARGMSIGAALSTFEWQDRKINLIDTPGEPSFVADALGSLRVCESAVFVVNAVMGVEVSTARLWERAAELDIARLVFVNMLDRERADFFRTLDQLKDAFGQHVVATEIPIGTEHEVRGVIDLVDMQAYEYATAERDACREVPIPEELRAQAEEYREKLMDEVCEVSDSLMERYLEGEEIAHEEIVTALKDGTNHGHVFPVTCGVATRNLGTNRLLDAIVEDLPSPVKHGAMELPEVTLEPDEDAELFAYVFKTRADQFAGRINLFRVYQGTMRGDTQVLNTRAHCKERLGHLLSYKGGDTVHVDEFGPGDIGAVAKLKETRAGDWLAMRDEPIRMPQVKLPAPVMAFAMEAAAKGDEDKVFSALRRLQEEDPTIDLHRDPQTGEQIVAGLSQVHVEVVVDRLRSRFGAEVVLKPPRVPYRETLRGSAKAHGRHKKQSGGRGQFGDCHIEVEPLPDGDFEFVDAIKGGVIPNGFIPAVEKGVRDALQHGPVGGFPVRGVKVTLFDGQYHSVDSSEQAFRMAGSLAMKDAMEQAKAALLEPVMLVTLSVPEGSVGDVIGDLNSRRGRPQGMEPGPGGTTEVKAEVPMAEMLTYAPDLRALTGGQGDYTMELLRYEEVPAHLAQRVVDATRAEAAAA; encoded by the coding sequence ATGCACAAGGCGGCGGATCGGATCCGCAACGTCGCCCTCGTCGGCCACCGCGGAAGCGGCAAGACCTCGCTGTACGAGGCCCTGCTGTTCCAGGCCGGCGCCACCCAGCGCCTCGGCAGCGTCGCCGACGGGACCTCGGTCTCCGACGTCGACCCCGACGAGCAGGCGCGGGGCATGTCCATCGGCGCGGCCCTCTCCACGTTCGAGTGGCAGGACCGCAAGATCAACCTCATCGACACGCCCGGCGAGCCGAGCTTCGTGGCCGATGCCCTCGGGTCGCTGCGGGTCTGCGAGTCCGCGGTCTTCGTCGTCAACGCGGTCATGGGCGTCGAGGTCTCGACCGCCCGGCTGTGGGAGCGCGCCGCCGAGCTGGACATCGCGCGGCTGGTCTTCGTGAACATGCTCGACCGCGAGCGCGCCGACTTCTTCCGCACCCTCGACCAGCTCAAGGACGCCTTCGGCCAGCACGTCGTCGCGACGGAGATCCCGATCGGCACCGAGCACGAGGTGCGTGGCGTGATCGACCTCGTCGACATGCAGGCCTACGAGTACGCGACGGCCGAGCGCGACGCCTGCCGCGAGGTCCCGATCCCCGAGGAGCTCCGGGCGCAGGCCGAGGAGTACCGCGAGAAGCTGATGGACGAGGTCTGCGAGGTCTCCGACAGCCTCATGGAGCGCTACCTCGAGGGCGAGGAGATCGCCCACGAGGAGATCGTCACCGCGCTCAAGGACGGCACGAACCACGGCCACGTCTTCCCGGTGACCTGCGGCGTCGCCACGCGCAACCTCGGGACCAACCGCCTGCTCGACGCGATCGTCGAGGACCTCCCCTCGCCCGTGAAGCACGGCGCGATGGAGCTCCCGGAGGTCACTCTGGAGCCCGACGAGGACGCCGAGCTCTTCGCCTACGTCTTCAAGACCCGCGCCGACCAGTTCGCCGGCCGGATCAACCTCTTCCGCGTCTACCAGGGGACGATGCGCGGCGACACGCAGGTGCTCAACACCCGCGCGCACTGCAAGGAGCGCCTGGGCCACCTGCTCTCGTACAAGGGCGGCGACACCGTCCACGTCGACGAGTTCGGGCCGGGCGACATCGGCGCGGTGGCCAAGCTCAAGGAGACGCGGGCGGGCGACTGGCTGGCGATGCGCGACGAGCCGATCCGCATGCCGCAGGTCAAGCTCCCCGCGCCCGTGATGGCGTTCGCGATGGAGGCGGCGGCCAAGGGCGACGAGGACAAGGTCTTCAGCGCGCTGCGCCGCCTGCAGGAGGAGGACCCGACGATCGACCTGCACCGCGACCCGCAGACCGGCGAGCAGATCGTCGCCGGGCTCTCGCAGGTCCACGTCGAGGTCGTGGTGGACCGCCTGCGGTCGCGCTTCGGCGCGGAGGTCGTGCTCAAGCCTCCGCGGGTGCCCTACCGCGAGACGCTGCGCGGCAGCGCCAAGGCCCACGGCCGCCACAAGAAGCAGTCGGGCGGCCGCGGCCAGTTCGGCGACTGCCACATCGAGGTGGAGCCCCTGCCCGACGGCGACTTCGAGTTCGTGGACGCGATCAAGGGCGGCGTGATCCCGAACGGCTTCATCCCCGCGGTGGAGAAGGGCGTGCGCGACGCGCTGCAGCACGGCCCGGTCGGCGGCTTCCCCGTGCGCGGCGTCAAGGTCACCCTCTTCGACGGCCAGTACCACTCGGTCGACTCGTCCGAGCAGGCGTTTCGCATGGCCGGCTCGCTGGCGATGAAGGACGCGATGGAGCAGGCCAAGGCCGCGCTGCTCGAGCCGGTGATGCTCGTGACCCTGTCGGTGCCCGAGGGGTCGGTGGGCGACGTCATCGGGGACCTCAACTCGCGGCGCGGGCGGCCGCAGGGGATGGAGCCCGGCCCGGGCGGCACCACCGAGGTCAAGGCCGAGGTGCCCATGGCCGAGATGCTCACCTACGCCCCGGACCTGCGGGCGCTGACCGGCGGTCAGGGCGACTACACGATGGAGCTGCTGCGCTACGAGGAGGTGCCCGCGCACCTCGCCCAGCGGGTCGTCGACGCCACCCGGGCGGAGGCGGCCGCGGCGTAG
- a CDS encoding lysophospholipid acyltransferase family protein has protein sequence MASRRSSLATTDDGSHPGQDLEPAHLRELLPALEPERQVDDWGRSERVEAAFDKLVDFYYQLWFRCEVEGVEHVPADGGALLVSNHSGALPPDAMMIAKAIKEEHPRPRELNLTVEHFFKGYPGFSMLLPKIGAVAAHPANVHRLLCDEQRLVLVFPEGRKGTEKLYKDRYRLQRFGRGGFVEAAMRARAPIVPVALVGAEEAMPIFAHIKPLQRLTGLLYTPLTPTFPHFGPLALAMYLPAKFKIRFLAPVRTDDMGDEPWEDKALVQTVAHDIRGQIQEELLDMLGRRRSVWFG, from the coding sequence ATGGCCTCGCGTCGCAGCAGCCTCGCCACCACCGACGACGGCAGCCACCCCGGGCAGGACCTCGAGCCGGCGCACCTGCGCGAGCTCCTGCCGGCGCTCGAGCCCGAGCGCCAGGTCGACGACTGGGGTCGGTCCGAGCGCGTCGAAGCCGCGTTCGACAAGCTCGTCGACTTCTACTACCAGCTGTGGTTCCGCTGCGAGGTCGAGGGCGTCGAGCACGTCCCGGCCGACGGCGGCGCGCTCCTGGTCTCCAACCACTCCGGCGCCCTGCCACCCGACGCGATGATGATCGCCAAGGCGATCAAGGAGGAGCACCCGCGCCCGCGCGAGCTCAACCTCACCGTCGAGCACTTCTTCAAGGGCTACCCCGGCTTCAGCATGCTGCTGCCGAAGATCGGCGCGGTCGCCGCCCACCCGGCCAACGTCCACCGGCTGCTGTGCGACGAGCAGCGCCTGGTGCTGGTCTTCCCCGAGGGCCGCAAGGGCACCGAGAAGCTCTACAAGGACCGCTACCGGCTCCAGCGCTTCGGTCGCGGCGGCTTCGTCGAGGCGGCCATGCGCGCCCGGGCCCCGATCGTCCCCGTCGCGCTGGTCGGCGCGGAGGAGGCGATGCCGATCTTCGCCCACATCAAGCCGCTGCAGCGCCTCACCGGCCTGCTCTACACGCCGCTCACGCCGACGTTCCCGCACTTCGGGCCGCTCGCGCTGGCGATGTACCTGCCGGCGAAGTTCAAGATCCGGTTCCTGGCGCCGGTGCGCACCGACGACATGGGCGACGAGCCCTGGGAGGACAAGGCGCTGGTGCAGACCGTCGCGCACGACATCCGCGGCCAGATCCAGGAGGAGCTGCTGGACATGCTCGGCCGCCGGCGCTCGGTGTGGTTCGGCTGA
- the ilvD gene encoding dihydroxy-acid dehydratase, producing MSAFDVKHKSRALTEGPARAAARSYLKGIGFDDEALAKPIIGVAHCWIETMPCNFNHRVLAKKVKDGITAAGATPMELNTVAISDGITMGTSGMKTSLVSREVIADSIELVARGHRFDGLVVLSGCDKTIPAAVMALARLDIPGVMLYGGSILPGHFQGHEVTIQEVFEAVGAHAAGRMTDEELNELESAASPGAGACGGQFTANTMAMAFEVLGISAAGSAMVPAEDGKKADVAVEAGRLAVEVLERGLTPRKLITRDSLENAIAAVAMSGGSTNAVLHLLAVANEAGVELSIDDFDRIADRSPLLCDLKPGGRYVAKDLYDAGGVPLVVRRLDEAGLLHRDAPTVSGQTIGEVGDAATEAEGQQVVRPLSDPLKPTGGLAILRGNLAPDGCVVKLSGHERRHHQGPARVFEGEEEAMAAVTAGTIQRGEVVVIRNEGPAGGPGMREMLAVTAALNGAGLGEHVALLTDGRFSGATHGFMAGHVAPEAARGGPIAAVRDGDTITIDVDARRLDVELDEATIAERIAAYDPPVSPDATGVLLKYAKLVGSASEGALT from the coding sequence ATGAGCGCCTTCGACGTCAAGCACAAGAGCCGCGCCCTGACCGAGGGTCCCGCGCGCGCGGCGGCCCGGTCCTACCTCAAGGGCATCGGCTTCGACGACGAGGCGCTGGCCAAGCCGATCATCGGCGTCGCCCACTGCTGGATCGAGACGATGCCGTGCAACTTCAACCACCGCGTGCTGGCCAAGAAGGTCAAGGACGGCATCACGGCGGCGGGTGCCACGCCGATGGAGCTCAACACCGTCGCGATCTCCGACGGCATCACGATGGGCACCTCGGGGATGAAGACCTCGCTCGTCTCCCGCGAGGTCATCGCCGACTCGATCGAGCTCGTCGCCCGCGGCCACCGCTTCGACGGCCTCGTGGTCCTCTCGGGCTGCGACAAGACGATCCCTGCCGCGGTGATGGCCCTCGCCCGCCTCGACATCCCCGGGGTCATGCTCTACGGCGGCTCGATCCTCCCGGGCCACTTCCAGGGCCACGAGGTCACGATCCAGGAGGTCTTCGAGGCCGTCGGCGCGCACGCCGCGGGCCGGATGACCGACGAGGAGCTCAACGAGCTCGAGTCCGCCGCCTCGCCCGGGGCCGGCGCCTGCGGCGGCCAGTTCACGGCGAACACCATGGCGATGGCCTTCGAGGTGCTCGGCATCTCCGCCGCCGGCTCGGCGATGGTCCCGGCGGAGGACGGCAAGAAGGCCGACGTCGCCGTCGAGGCCGGCCGCCTCGCGGTCGAGGTCCTCGAGCGCGGCCTGACCCCGCGCAAGCTCATCACCCGCGACTCGCTGGAGAACGCGATCGCCGCCGTCGCCATGTCGGGCGGCTCGACCAACGCCGTCCTGCACCTCCTCGCCGTCGCCAACGAGGCGGGCGTCGAGCTCTCCATCGACGACTTCGACCGCATCGCCGACCGCTCGCCGCTGCTGTGCGACCTCAAGCCCGGCGGTCGCTACGTCGCCAAGGACCTCTACGACGCCGGCGGCGTCCCGCTCGTCGTCCGGCGCCTCGACGAGGCGGGCCTCCTGCACCGCGACGCGCCCACCGTCTCGGGCCAGACGATCGGCGAGGTCGGCGACGCCGCCACCGAGGCCGAGGGCCAGCAGGTCGTGCGGCCGCTCAGCGACCCCCTGAAGCCCACGGGCGGCCTGGCGATCCTCCGCGGCAACCTGGCGCCCGACGGCTGCGTCGTGAAGCTCTCGGGCCACGAGCGCCGCCACCACCAGGGCCCCGCCCGCGTCTTCGAGGGCGAGGAGGAGGCGATGGCGGCGGTCACCGCGGGGACGATCCAGCGCGGCGAGGTCGTCGTCATCCGCAACGAGGGGCCGGCCGGCGGCCCGGGCATGCGGGAGATGCTCGCCGTCACCGCCGCGCTCAACGGCGCGGGGCTGGGCGAGCACGTCGCGCTGCTCACCGACGGGCGGTTCTCCGGCGCGACGCACGGCTTCATGGCCGGCCACGTCGCCCCCGAGGCCGCGCGCGGCGGGCCCATCGCCGCCGTGCGCGACGGCGACACGATCACCATCGACGTCGACGCCCGGCGCCTGGACGTGGAGCTCGACGAGGCGACGATCGCCGAGCGCATCGCCGCCTACGACCCGCCGGTCTCGCCCGACGCCACAGGCGTCCTGCTCAAGTACGCCAAGCTCGTGGGCAGCGCCAGCGAGGGCGCGCTGACCTAG